The sequence GTGCAACCTTCTCTCAGGATTTTTCCGGATTTATTTGGTGAAAGCTTGATGAGACCATGGGGAGTGTTTGTCAAAGTCTGGAGTTTTTAGGACCCTGTTCTGAGGAGGGTTCTGAGGATCCTTTCGCCGAGGAGACGCCGGTTTTGTAGACGATCTGGTCTATTAGTAGGGTTGTTGAGTTGCAGGGTTGCGAGGAGGCctcctttctccttcttttcctGTGGTTCTTATGtttctgttgttgttttttgttttttgtgttataTGTATCACTTCTAGTGGTTGATGTTTAGTCCTCTTCTTCTGTTGGAGGAGGTTGTACTCGCTttggtttaattgaagtggtttatccaccttttcaaaaagaGCCCAATTTAATCCCAAGATATTTATGAATAAACCATTCCAATTTAAACAAGAAAGCATACAACACCCACgagattgatatatattaatttttaattctaaaatacgGACACTGTTCAATttaaattaacttaaattaaaacattattctCCACttttgggtatttttttttaaagaggtCAACCCATGTAAAAGACGTTGAAGTAATTAACAacatagattttattttttatttaaatactcgATGGAATTGATAAATTTagtcaaatatttttatgatgacTTTACTCGTGcaaaattgttattttcatCTGACTCACCTAGGATAATGAAATCCTAACTTTTGACAATTTTATATAAGTAGAATGCATTAGAATATTTAAGGCTACATGCATGCTTTATAACACAGTGGAAGAATTATTGACCAATTGTTTCTCAAATGTCCCTTCGCTATCCCAATATGAGACCAAACAACTAAAATTTCAATCACCTTTGCCCTCCAACTACCCTCAAGAAGGTTTGGTTCCTCTGTAAGAGCGATTCAAAAATCACCACAAAAGCCCCGTTCTACAACACGTAGCGAagggaagagaaaaaaaaaagatacaacCACTAGTTGTGGTTATAAAACACAAAGTCACACCAAACACAAAACGACAACACAAAATGGGAGGAACAAAGGGCAACCTCCCTGTccgcacaaaaaaaaaaaaagattatttcaaTCAACTAAATCTTCATATATATTCACTGCACTGCCATTCCATTTAATTATCGTCAAAATTAATACATACTTTTTGTTTGAATTCTTGTAACTAAAGGGTGTAACTTGCTTCCTACAACAACTTGCTCCCTCTGCCATTTCGACATTGAGACAGTGGACCATTTGATTTTTGGATGCAACATTGCCTCTTCCATTTGGCATTGCTTTTATGCAAGTCATTGGTTTCTCCAGAGCTTCGATGTCTAGGACTAATCTCTGGATTGATTGGGTCAATGATTTGGGTCCCTGACTCCGTTTTTCTTGCTCTCTTTTCTCTAGGAGCTATCATTTGGCAAATTTGGATTGAAAGAAATAACTGCATTTTAAATTGTGTTTAtgtttcttcattctctttATTTCTGAAAATTTGTCATATGTTCTCTCTTGGGTTGATGTAGCACCAGTTTCCAAAAAGACCAAAGTTGGAGGAGACATCTTCAACCATTAGGTGGTGCATTAAGTTCTCGGGGACTTCTCAAAGACTTCATGTGCAACCCTAATGATGACCATGACGCGTCCTCCGGCTAGTCCGTTTGCGCTAGCTCTCTTGTAGTACTTGGGGAGTCTGCTATCTCCGGGGTCGTATGTCGTTTTTGTTTTGTGCGTGTTTTTCAGTGGGTATCTCCACTCCCTGTGGAAGTGTTTGAGTTTTTCTGTTTTGCTcctggtttggtttgtggtctTTGAGTCAATGGTTTTGCGAACCACTTCCTgtggttgttcttgtttttttcttccatgttgATTTATCCCCGTATTGCTCTCTCTAGTCTGTACgttatttgtgttttaatgcaattttggtttattcactttaaaataaaaaatttcttgtAACTAGAAAGAGAAAAGtgtagtttatccactttttgtttttcacttttttgtttgttcccttttgattattttgaaaGTGTATCACTGCTGGTGGTGTCTTTCTAGTTTGTTTGGTTCAGGGCCAGCTCTTTTATCTTTCATTtagttctttgttttttttttccttgtactTGATCATGTTGCTTGAATAAAAgtgtaatttataaaaaaactagaaatagaAAAGAAGTAAAACATAGGGAATCAATTTTGATGACAAAAGGAAGTTTCAACTTTACAAGTTCATTAGACTGCCCTCCGATTCAAATCGGAGACCTAATTCCCATTTCAAACTTCCTCGTGGTGGTAATGTTGCTTGACCCAataccttctcttttgtttggttGCGTCCTCTTTCCACCGttagtgtattttttttctatttcattttttttttcttttgtttgattgcagtatcaaaggaaaaaaaaaagtcatatcCTAAATTCCTAATTAGTCTTTGCAAATTAGATTAGGGAAGCTTGAGAAAAATCCTTATATGACATGCTCTCTCCTTCTCCACTTCGCATCCCTTTTCTCTCTTAAAAACTCCAAACCATGGGTCCCGCATGTGCATTCATTGTTCTCATGTTCTTTCTCATCTCTCCATCCATCTGTGCCTCCCATGCATCAGACTCCATCACCACCAACCAATCCATCTCTGGTAAGCAGAAGCTCATCTCCGTAGGTGGTAACTTTGTGCTTGGTTTCTTCACTAAAGATGAATCCTCTGCCAAATTCTACATCGGAATATGGTACAAAAAAGTCTCAGAGCTGACCCCTGTCTGGGTGGCCAACAGAGCCACCCCAGTCTCAGATACCACCAAGTCTCTGCTTCATATCTCCCCAGACGGTAACTTGGCTCTGCTTGACCAATCCATTAATTCTCTCGTATGGTCAACCAACgccaccatctcctccaatTCTTCTACAGTTGCTGTCCTCTTAGACAACGGCAACCTTGTCTTGAGAGACGCTGACAACTCTTCCAACATCTTCTGGCAGAGCATTGAAAACCCAACTCATACTTGGCTTTCTGGTGGCAAGATAGCTCTGAATAAAATAACCGGAGTGAGCCAGAGACTCATTTCTTGGAAGAACTCTGAGGATCCAGCTCCTGGGTTATTCTCCCTGGAGATCAAGAAGGATGGCCAATACCAAATCCAGTGGAACATGTCCAAATCCTATTGGACCACAGGCCTCTGGGATGGCCGTGCATTTACCAAAGTACCAGAAATGACGTCGGGTTACATGTGTGACTACACCTATGTTAATAACTCCGAAGAGAACTACTTCTCCTACACTCTCAAGGATAACAGCACCATATCTAGGCTTATAATGGATGTAAAAGGGCAGATTAAGATGCTGATCTGGGAGGAGGTCAACCAAAAATGGATACAATTCTGGTCTGAACCAGAAGCCCAGTGCGAAGTCACTGCATTCTGTGGCCCTTTCGGAAGCTGCAACGAGCAGACGTTGCAGAAGTGCAGTTGCGTGAAGGGTTTCAACCAGAAATCACCAAAAGACTGGGGTTTGGGTGATTACAGTGGAGGGTGTGTCAGGAACAAAAGGTTGCACTGTGGTGCCAACAATAACTCAGCTTCCTTCAGTGAGCAGGACAAGTTTTTCCAGATGTCCAGTGTCAGGTTACCTGATCTCGGTCAGGCTTTGCAAGTTAGTAGTGATCATGAATGCATGCTAGCTTGCTTGAATAACTGCTCTTGCACTGCCTACGCTTATGGCGCTGGTTGCACTGTATGGTATGGTGATTTGCTTAATCTCCAAGAACAATATGAAGGATTAGATGGAGGAACTCTCTTCATTCGTCTTGCTGCTTCTGAGCTTCCAAGTCATCATAAGATTGGAAGTGTTTCTGGGCTTGTTGCTGGTGTCGTAGCTgcagttgttgttgttgttgcggTGGTTGTCTTCATTCTATCTGTAAcaataaggagaagaagaagaagagcgtTCAGGTTAGTGAACGGAGCTTTGGTGGTCTTCAGGTACAGTGACTTGCAACGTGTGACCAAGAACTTCTCACACAAACTAGGCAGTGGGAGTTTCGGTTCTGTTTTTAAAGGGGTGTTATTAGATTCAACTGCTATAGCTGTCAAGAAACTAGAAGGGCTTCGTCAAGGTGAGAAGCAGTTCAGAGCGGAGGTGAGCACCCTTGGAACCATTCAGCATGTTAATCTTGTTCCTTTGCGCGGTTTCTGTGTTGAAGGTACTAAAAGGTTGCTGGTTTTTGATTATATGCCTAATGGTTCTCTGGATTCTCATCTCTTTCATAGCAATGATAACGTCTTAGACTGGTCCGCTCGTTATCGAATTGCACTTGGAATTGCCAGAGGATTAGAGTATCTCCATGAAAAGTGCAGAGAGTGTATCATCCATTGTGACATCAAACCAGAAAACATACTTTTGGATGCTGAGTTCAACCCAAAAGTGGCTGATTTTGGTCTTGCAAAGCTGCTTGGCAGGGAGTTCAGTCATGTGTTGACCAGCATGAGAGGAACCATTGGGTATCTGGCACCGGAATGGATTTTAGGATTAGCAATCACACCAAAAGCTGATGTTTATAGCTTTGGTATGATGCTTTTGGAAATAATATCAGGAAAAAGAAACGCAAAGTGGTCGGAGAATGGAAGCCATTATTTCCCTGTTGAGGCAGCAATGAAAGTGAATGAAAATATGGCTCATTGCTTGTTGGATGAAAGATTGGAGGGGAATGCCAACATGGAAGAGGTAAATACAAGTTCCAGAGTTGCTTGCTGGTGTATTCAAGACATGGAGAATCAAAGACCAACAATGGGAATGGTTGTTCAAATGCTGGAGGGACTTGTTGAAGTTACTGTACCTCCAATCTCTGTTTTCCTTCAAGGCCTCGTTATAGATCCTGAGGACCAGAGCCACAATTTGGAAATTCCAGCGAGTTGTTATTCAAGCTGAATTCCAAAAGGCAccgtgcgtgtgtgtgtgtgcgtgtgcgTGTGCGTGTGTGTGGAATAAGAACAAGCTGAGAGTTATGTCTATCTGTCTCAGCCGGtcagtttttttaataaggtggataaaccacatgcattaatgaAAAGGCACCAAAGGTACAGAAGTCATCCATTAGATGTGGAAACAGAAAGcgagaaagaaacaaaatggaGGAACAAAGGGTCTCCTCCTAACCCACATAAAACATAAGCCACTCCTCGCCACCGCCCTGGTCAACCTCTGGGGTTGGAACGATCTTCCCCCCCCACTTCATGAGGTCCCTCGAACTCTAAGCTGCGCCTGATGGTATTAATATTGCTTAAAAATTCTCTAATTTTTGTTggagctatatatatatgaccaatTTTTGTTGTACACTTTTTGTCTCCACCTCAAgtggatttttttccttatgtttgtgcttttgtggatttttttatatgcattttctctctttttaatacatttgtggtttatccactttatataaaaaaaaaaagggcaataAGTCTCACTCACCTAAGAGATTGCCAAAGGGATAAACAGGTACAGAGGTGCACCAATTACAATGGCATACAGACCTCCTACAAAAATCCCCTGAATCAAGTCTAGAATTCATGAACAGTACATGACAGTACTATCAGAGGAAGGATTCAAACCCTTGCCTTCCCCCTTGTACTCTTGTTGTTTTGGAAACCCAATACTTGTGGTTTCTTActgtttaatttattgttatataaataattggTTCATCtactttgtttaaaaaaaaagtaagatataataccctaattagtccctctacttttctctcttcccttttggtctctctactcatTAATGCTctcaactagtccctctactcttgaaaatggcaCACTCAGTCCCTCTACGCTTAAAAATGTCCCACCTAGtcttgtattttcaagagtagaggggcTAGTTGGGAAGAGACTAAAAGTAAATAGATTAATTGggcccattttcaagagtagagggactacttgggagtattttggagtaaatggaccaaaagagaagagagagaaaagtagagggactaatttgggtaatatacaaaaaattaattatacctTCAATATAGTGGATTTTCATTAAATGTAATTATTGATTTATGGGTGTAGGCtcaatttttaagaattttataCCCAGGAGGAGGTATATGTTGTTAGATTTATTGCAGAAAATTGGTTTTTTTGGggataaaaatgaataaaccacgaatttattaaaaactaaatgaGTATAGAATAAAGGAGAACAGAGACAAGCAcaacaaaaatagagaaaagcAGAAAACAGAAGGAGACTAGGAGGGCATCACCAGGGATGAtgctgtcacgccccgaactcGGCTCACCAGCCCCAATGCGTCGACAAATGACTACATACCCACGGGGTTAAACTCAATAAGCATCTAAGGTTTTAGAACTGTtctcaaaatacaaatataacatcaaaattataacttttaaatataaactCAATATATGATGTATGATATACAAAGAGGttcctaaaacaaaattaacatacTAATATAGACATAACGACAACCCATTTAAGAAGGATCACAAGCTCACAATGCCCGCCAAACTATTCACTCCTCAtctgaaaaaattaacaatcaaattataaacttacagcccagtaagtaacctACCAAAAATATTGGGATAATGTgcaattttaagaatttaaaaaaaaacagaaactgATCATATCATATCATATCGCAAAAATATTTATCCAAACTATAGTTCATAAAACCAAAGTggttcaacaaaatacaatttaataacatacaaaaatatatatctccAAATGACTatagccaaaacaaaatatcaaagacCATTTGTTTACCGTCGGTAACcagagccagaatatcagagacCATTATTCTTCATCGACGGAACcatgcgaaactatagttttttaatAGAGTCAAAGTTTAATGTCGaaatggacaatgtttaaccccTAGTGACAGAGTTAGTACCTAGTTAAATGGAGACTAAAcgtatttatatcaaaataactttgttatctaaaaacaaaacataatttcaagATTTCAGACAGAATTTCAGGTAGGTTAGGATTTGCAAAACAAGATTTGtaggataatttttttgtgCAAACAATGCATGATCCCATTTCTTCATAGCTAAATAATCCagttaattattcaaaaaataatacacttgttaaatcaataattaattaattaatatttatataatttaattaataaaacaaaatcaatgaataaataattaaattagcaTAGCTAATAAgctaataattaatcaaataaataattttgaatataattaatCAGATAACTGAATAAGTAAAtacatgaataaaaatttataatttctgaATGCAATGAACAAAAATTGGCATTAAattcaaaacccaaaacatTACGATAgtatatgatattttaaaacaaaactaaaataattaaataattgtcgATAACCAAAAagtttgcatatacatatatacatatttatatgtggtgttacttacctgattaacgcacaaaaatactctcaaatcTTACACAAAATCAAGgcttttggcatgtcctatatttggaaAGAGATTCTATTAGTTTCAATAACAATATCTGATGATGCTATAAAGTTTAAGAGATTAATAAGCAATAGTATTATAAAGTGaaatttttagaagggtacaaatgcaaaaagttcaagCTATTATTATACACTCTCAAATATTGATCCTTGCAAGGGTACAATAATAATTACCTACTCCTTTCCAACATGATCATTGAGTACTTAAACCGGGTAAATTTTTCcagtgagtacctaagtttggccttatatcagtttgagcattaattttcaatttgtatcaaaatgaataccaagttttaatttcatttctctgACAGGGTAATTGCGGATTTctggtggatttttggtgatgtggacgCTGAAAAGCTTGCGTGGATGCCCTGGGTCCACGTCGCCAACTCGCCGGCTCAGCTACTTAACCAATGTGGTGTTTTTTTGTCCACGTAGGATGTACACGTCAACTATTATACATCCTACGTGGAAAAAGAAAAGTCACATTGGTTAAGTGGCTAAGTTGGTGAGCCGATAACATGGACTTAGGGCATCTACGCAAGTTTTTCGGggtccacatcaccaaaaatccaccggaAATCCCCCAATTATCCCTCcatagaaatgaaattaaaatttggtgctcattttgatacaaattgaaagttagtgctcaaactgatataaagCCAACCTTAGGTACTCACTTGAAATATTTACTCTACTTaaaccctcataacttcacaaatacttttccaaatcacaaatttcaagataATAGTAAAAATAGACACCTAAAATTATGACATATcagaaattcacataatttatagAACTACTATATTTATAGCATTCAATTGaatcaccaatttttttttgcaagctTGTAATTCAGACGTATCCCTttcaaatatgaaatatatatatatatatatatatatatatatctcaatctACAATGtcaaaagcaatgaaaattCTACAATTTGGCCAAAAATCAAAGAATGAGGATGCTtaactcaacaataaaagtgAAACAACCCTTAATGATTATGAGACCCTTCTCTCGTCATCGCCGTTGACACCACACgcaaacaagaagagaaagatgagGCTAGGTCTCACTTTCCCTAAATGGCAACATAAATCGGAAGGAGACGAAGAGGTGGTTAGggtttcaaaaaaattgaaaatataaaattaatgcctatgattaaatataacatcaatggctaggattaaaCTGGGATGGGGCTCATAGATGCACACCTAGAcattacaaatagaaaataataataaaaagtaaaaaagggttttttttttaaattatatgtaaaACACTCCTTTTAttacattattaattttctaagtttgatatgatttcttaaaaaaaataaatcacttaaaatatattattcagATACAATCAAACATGATGATGGTCACAAAATAGAGAaggacaaacaaaaaaaaactattgttgtAACTACAAAAgagcctctctctctctctctctctccctctctctccctTTCGCTCTTGTATCTCGAATCTTATCAAAAGTGGCTCCAACACATCCCTTTGGTTTGACCGCTGGTATAATGGAATCCTACTTAAGGACCGTTGGCTTGACCTCTTCAATGACTGTAAGGAACCTTGGATCACCGTTAGGCAGTTTTCCCAGAATCTTAATCTCACTGAGCAAATCTTCCATTCAGCCACGCCAGACTTATTAACTCCACTCATAGTTATTATTCCCGATTGCTCTCACGCACAGAGTGACACTTATTCTTAGACACTGGAAAAAGATGGCATCTTCACAGTCAAATCTTTCTATAAATTCCTTATTGATGGTGGAACCCGCAGTCCACTGTACCCCCTATTCTGGAAGACTCGCAGCCCTAGCAAAATCACTCTTTTCTGCTGGCTTGCTGGAGAGGACAAAATCCTCACCTTATCCAACCTTTTCAAAAAGGGTTGTATTTCCCACTACTCCTTTGTCATAATGCCTCTGAGAATCTTCAACATCTATTCATTGACTGTGCATACTCAAAGCGAATTTGGGCATTTTTTGCTCATTCCCTAGACCCTACTCCTCTCCCACAGACCATTCCCCTTCTGTGGACATCCTGGATCCCTTCCCTCGCTCCTCATCTTCGAACTCTCTGGGACCTTATCTCCCGCGCAATattgtggaatatttggctcgAAAGGAATTCCCGTATTTTTCAACTGACTGCGTTGCCCCcgttaaatatcatttttaaaactgctaATACGATTCTCTCCTGGTTTTCAATTGCAGCTGACAGGCACCAGCAAACCCTTAATGAAGCCTCCCAGAAAATCAAGCGTTCTCTTGACTTTTTCAACGCAAGGACCTCAAATTCTACTGGCGAGACAGACCACATTACTCCACAGGAATAGTTGACCCTCCCGCTCTTCTAGTCAGGCCTGAGTCGTCAGACGGTGCCTTTCGCCTGATTAGATTATTATCTTCCTCTTTGTTCCagttttatattatgttttctgttcttcctcacttctggtgagagtttcttcatctttgtactgttttctctatttttaataaaccagtggtttatctacttttatcaacaaaaaaaaaactacaaaagagCTTTCGATCTCTTGCATAAGAGTGAAATGTGTACCGTATATTTTCCTATAATAAATATGTAGTTTATccgtataattttaaaaaaagtgaaatctATTAATCACTTGACTATTGCGGTTTTGACAAATATGTCTTTACAGCTAAATTATTGCCTGACAAACAGAAACTTTgacatatgatttttttaattacttttgttGTGGGTTGAGAATTCATTTCTTGATAAgtattttttgggaaaaaatctTACACTACTGTGGGTGAacaaatatcttattttttatttaaacagttaaaatacttctatataaaatttcaatcataccttttaagtaataataattaagaaatatttcaaattgaaaacatatttttaattaattagagttttttaattattaaatataatactatatcatcatgtgataaaaaaatattttgatagattaataaaagcaaataggaaaataattatttaaaattatttataaatctttgccggatatatgtaaaaaaaaattaacatagcTTAAGTAAAATTgtctaaatattttattttgtataattatccGCATCTTTAATGAAGATTAGCTTATCGATATTGCTCAATATATTCTTAATTAAAATAGTGTTAATCCtgttttaattaatacaaaattagagataaaatttttatttgggaatagataaaatttattttattttcataaaaatagataaatcacacaatttatcaaaattttaaccaaaaaatatcttttaatttttttaataaaatagataaatcacaattttaacaatttgttaaaataaccCATTAATTTTCACATCTTACatttgtttttggaaaaattaacaTCTTAGattatattcaaataacaaGTTAGTGGAAAGGGAGTTGTCCAGTGGGACTAGCCTTGTTATCAGTGTATGGCTTTATAGCCTGAAGTTGAATGACAGAAAAGGGGAGAGTAGTAATTCCccttcttcctatctttcttatcttctctcctctttttctcAAACCTTCGGTCTATGAAAAACTGCCTGTGTTTTGCTATAGGTGTGGTAGAATCGGTCATGGTGAGGCCCATTGTTCTTTCTCCAATGTCCCTCTGCGGTCGGAAGATCGCCTGCCACCTGAACCATCGGTTCAAGGGCCGGTGAGCGACTCTCCCGACATGCAGATTGATGGGGTTGGAAAGGAGCCAGTGGTAAGCCATGCCGACCGGTTCTCACCTTCGCCGATTATCGATGTTCCTGATCGAGACTTTGGTCCCTGGTTGATCCCACGTAACAAAAGCTCCCGAGCTCGGGGTCGTGGGCGGGGAGGCGCTATTTCTGGCGTCCGCTCCGGTGACCGGCACGGCTTACTTGGCGATGCTCCAAACCCTAAGACCTCTTTGAGGTTTCCCCTGTCCACGACTGACACGTGTCCCCTTGCATGCCAGCCTTCGGCTCCAGATGGAGGGTTGTCTCGCATGCATACGACACGTGGCGGGCGTTCTCTTCGTGGTGGACGTCAATCTTCTTTCAAAACTCCTTTTGATTTGGAGGTCGGTTCCGCTGACCCTATCACTCTGCCCAACGTTCCTCTGCTGCCTTGGGACCCTACCACCCCCTCCTCACTCTCTGACATCCCACCTTCTATTCCTTCTGACACACGCATTGGGGAGTCTCATCCCATCTCCCAGCTTCATCCCGAGGAGAATCCCTCTCTTGGTCTCCGAGAAAATGGACCGTTGGGAAATGTGAACGTTGGCTCCTCCATAGCCTCCACTTCTCACGACCCTGGTCCTTCTCAACTTCCTCTTCTCATCTCCTCAGTTCCCCTTCTCCCCCCTTCGGCGAACAAGATGGATCCTGTTGATTGTCATCTCTTCGCTGTCAATAAGGTGGCAAATGTCCTCTCTTCGGAACAACCTGGAGACCTTCCCCTGGAGGCCTCCTCTCCTTCGGATTCTGACTATTCTGATACTATTATGGAACCTAATGACAATATGATCCTTGGTCATTTTCAAAAGGATATTAAACTTGAAGCTTTAGCCAGAAGAGACCCTTCCCGTGGGTCTTCTCGTTCAAAGAAAGGGAagcgaaaccctaacccttaaCTCTCTCTCACCCTTCTGTTTTCCATGGatcttaatatttttacttGGAATTGTAGGGGTCTCTCAAACAAGAAAACTCAGGATCGTATCCACGATGTCATTCGTAGACTCAAGCCTAGCCTCCTCTGTCTTGTTGAAACTAAAACGGACATTGATCGTATCCATCGCTTCTGTAAATCCCTCTCTAAGCTTTGGGATTGGGCGGTCATCCCTTCGATTGGTCTCTCAGGGGGTATCATCGTTCTCTGGAGACTTGATTTTGGTGTTGTTACTCCGTTGGCCAACTCAAGATCTGTGCTTAGTTTGGTAATTTCCTCGAACAACATCCACTGGATCCTCTCTGTGATCTACAACGCTCAGGTATTATCCCTTCAAAACACTACTTGGCTCAAACTATCTGGTATGTCTTCCCTCAACTTACCCTGGCTCCTTACTGGGGATTTTAACGCTATCATCTCCTCAAATGAGCACAGTGGTGGTTCTTTTCGCAACTATTCCTCTAAAGCTTCCCGCTTCTCCTCctttattgttaataataacCTTATTGACCTTGGCTTTGTTGGCCCTAGTTTTACCTGGTGCAATGGTCATCCTGGTCTTTCTAGGCGCTGGGCTCGTCTGAGACGAGATATCTTGCAAACCCAGTGGGTCACCACCTCAATAACTTCTCCAATAAGCATCTCCCTCGTTCTGTCTCTGATCATTCTCCTATCTTTCTCTCAGTTTTTTCTAACTCTTCCTCTCAACCCAAAAAACTCTTccgttttgaaaatttttggttggattATGTTGGTTGCCATGATTCTGTTTTACGGGCTTGGTCTTCTCTCTCTGACTCTAACCCTTTACGCTCCTTTACTAATTCTATTTCTCTTACTAAGAAAAACCTTTTCAGGTGGAAATCCTCCGGTGTTCACCCTCTTGATCTGGAAATTAGAAACATCGAAGTTGAGATTCAAAAAATCGAGGAGGCTTTTGTCCGCTCTGACGACCCTTGGCTTCATACTTGGCTTCAAGCTCTGAATAACCGACATTCTGTGCTTCTGCGTCAAAACTCTATTTACTGGGGTCAACGGGAAAAGATGCTTTGGATGTCGGATTGCGACCGTAATTCCAGGTTTTTTCACACTTCAGTCAAAATTCGTCGTCACAAAAACAAGGTTCATGCTATCAAAAACTCCTCAGGTACTATCGTTTCCGATCACTCTGCGA comes from Dioscorea cayenensis subsp. rotundata cultivar TDr96_F1 chromosome 15, TDr96_F1_v2_PseudoChromosome.rev07_lg8_w22 25.fasta, whole genome shotgun sequence and encodes:
- the LOC120277144 gene encoding G-type lectin S-receptor-like serine/threonine-protein kinase At2g19130; this encodes MGPACAFIVLMFFLISPSICASHASDSITTNQSISGKQKLISVGGNFVLGFFTKDESSAKFYIGIWYKKVSELTPVWVANRATPVSDTTKSLLHISPDGNLALLDQSINSLVWSTNATISSNSSTVAVLLDNGNLVLRDADNSSNIFWQSIENPTHTWLSGGKIALNKITGVSQRLISWKNSEDPAPGLFSLEIKKDGQYQIQWNMSKSYWTTGLWDGRAFTKVPEMTSGYMCDYTYVNNSEENYFSYTLKDNSTISRLIMDVKGQIKMLIWEEVNQKWIQFWSEPEAQCEVTAFCGPFGSCNEQTLQKCSCVKGFNQKSPKDWGLGDYSGGCVRNKRLHCGANNNSASFSEQDKFFQMSSVRLPDLGQALQVSSDHECMLACLNNCSCTAYAYGAGCTVWYGDLLNLQEQYEGLDGGTLFIRLAASELPSHHKIGSVSGLVAGVVAAVVVVVAVVVFILSVTIRRRRRRAFRLVNGALVVFRYSDLQRVTKNFSHKLGSGSFGSVFKGVLLDSTAIAVKKLEGLRQGEKQFRAEVSTLGTIQHVNLVPLRGFCVEGTKRLLVFDYMPNGSLDSHLFHSNDNVLDWSARYRIALGIARGLEYLHEKCRECIIHCDIKPENILLDAEFNPKVADFGLAKLLGREFSHVLTSMRGTIGYLAPEWILGLAITPKADVYSFGMMLLEIISGKRNAKWSENGSHYFPVEAAMKVNENMAHCLLDERLEGNANMEEVNTSSRVACWCIQDMENQRPTMGMVVQMLEGLVEVTVPPISVFLQGLVIDPEDQSHNLEIPASCYSS